The Ensifer adhaerens genome contains a region encoding:
- a CDS encoding Mth938-like domain-containing protein, whose amino-acid sequence MPKGIEIREAHFPGRAPIDAYGNGGFRFADMSHRGSILMLPSGVYAWDVAEGDALTVEKFYKVVDEAKDIEVLLVGTGKDIRPLPADVKTALRAANISSDPMSTGAAVRTYNVMLAESRAVAVALIAV is encoded by the coding sequence ATGCCAAAGGGAATTGAAATTCGCGAAGCCCATTTTCCGGGACGTGCGCCCATCGATGCCTACGGCAATGGTGGCTTTCGCTTCGCAGACATGTCGCATCGTGGCTCGATCCTGATGCTGCCCTCGGGCGTCTATGCATGGGACGTCGCGGAGGGCGATGCGCTGACGGTCGAGAAGTTCTACAAGGTCGTTGATGAGGCGAAGGACATTGAGGTGCTGCTGGTCGGCACCGGCAAGGACATTCGCCCGCTGCCGGCCGATGTGAAGACAGCTTTACGCGCCGCCAACATATCGTCGGATCCCATGAGCACCGGGGCCGCTGTCCGCACCTACAATGTGATGCTGGCCGAATCGCGCGCAGTCGCCGTCGCACTGATCGCGGTCTGA
- a CDS encoding phytoene/squalene synthase family protein, translating to MHDNSAQILADLRDTDRDRYLACLLAPADKQPALAALYAFSAEIARIRDLVHEPIPGEIRMQWWRDLIGNDASTGEGHPLAEALLGCIRAHRLPVSVFENMIDARIFDLYDDPMEDRSALEGYAGETASALIQLSSLVLDPENAAKSAEVAGHGGVAQTVAGLLMLLPLHLRRGQVYLPAELLRATGLDRETLIAGQDSAAISQAIRAFAGFGRDHLARARAQMEAIAPSNFPAFIPLALVEPILNRAEAAGAGLLQKPIRPAQWQRQWWMWRAARRRRF from the coding sequence GTGCACGACAATTCTGCCCAGATTCTGGCTGACCTGCGGGACACGGACCGCGACCGCTATCTCGCCTGCCTGCTTGCGCCTGCCGACAAGCAGCCCGCGCTTGCCGCACTCTATGCCTTCAGTGCGGAGATCGCCCGCATCCGCGATCTCGTGCACGAGCCGATCCCCGGTGAGATCCGCATGCAATGGTGGCGGGACCTCATCGGCAACGACGCGTCGACCGGAGAAGGGCATCCGCTCGCTGAAGCGCTCCTTGGCTGCATTCGCGCGCATCGGCTGCCGGTCTCCGTGTTCGAGAACATGATCGATGCCCGGATCTTCGATCTCTACGACGATCCGATGGAAGACCGTTCGGCGCTCGAGGGCTATGCCGGCGAGACCGCCTCGGCGCTGATCCAGCTCTCATCCCTGGTCCTTGATCCAGAGAATGCCGCGAAATCGGCCGAAGTCGCCGGTCACGGCGGTGTCGCGCAGACGGTCGCGGGCCTCCTCATGCTGTTGCCGCTGCATTTGCGCCGTGGCCAGGTCTACCTGCCGGCCGAACTGCTGCGCGCCACCGGTCTCGATCGCGAAACGCTGATCGCCGGCCAAGACAGCGCCGCGATCAGCCAGGCGATCCGGGCCTTCGCGGGCTTCGGGCGAGATCATCTCGCCAGGGCGCGTGCGCAGATGGAAGCGATCGCGCCGTCGAATTTCCCCGCCTTCATACCGCTTGCGCTTGTCGAGCCTATCCTCAACCGCGCGGAGGCTGCGGGCGCCGGGCTTCTGCAGAAGCCCATCCGCCCGGCCCAATGGCAACGGCAATGGTGGATGTGGCGTGCGGCACGGCGCCGCCGCTTCTGA
- the trmFO gene encoding methylenetetrahydrofolate--tRNA-(uracil(54)-C(5))-methyltransferase (FADH(2)-oxidizing) TrmFO: protein MSKDTSSHSPIHVIGGGLAGSEAAWQIAEAGVPVILHEMRGVRGTDAHKTDGLAELVCSNSFRSDDATSNAVGVLHAEMRLAGSLIMKSADANQVPAGGALAVDRDGFSDAVSAAIAAHPLITVVREEVTGLPPKDWDLAVIATGPLTAPGLAEAIRAETGADALAFFDAIAPIVYTETIDMDICWFQSRYDKVGPGGTGKDYINCPMTEEQYNAFVDALIAGDKTGFKEWEGTPYFDGCLPIEVMAERGRETLRHGPMKPMGLTNAHNPTVKPYAVVQLRQDNALGTLYNMVGFQTKLKYGAQAEVFRMIPGLENAEFARLGGLHRNTYINSPTLLDGTLTLKSRPGLRFAGQITGCEGYVESASIGLLAGRFAAAERKGETLATPPATTAFGALLNHITGGHIVSDDEPGKRSFQPMNVNFGLFPPLDPGAITKPEGVKRFRGKEKAVAKKQATASRALADCAAWLGKSA, encoded by the coding sequence ATGAGCAAAGACACTTCTTCCCACTCCCCCATCCACGTCATCGGCGGCGGCCTTGCCGGATCGGAAGCCGCCTGGCAGATCGCCGAAGCCGGCGTACCGGTCATCCTGCATGAGATGCGCGGCGTGCGCGGCACTGACGCGCACAAGACCGACGGCCTTGCCGAACTCGTCTGTTCCAATTCCTTCCGCTCGGATGACGCGACCAGCAACGCGGTTGGCGTGCTGCATGCGGAAATGCGCCTTGCCGGCTCGCTGATCATGAAATCCGCCGACGCCAACCAGGTGCCTGCGGGCGGTGCGCTTGCGGTCGACCGTGACGGCTTCTCCGACGCGGTCAGCGCGGCGATCGCCGCTCATCCGCTGATCACGGTGGTGCGCGAAGAAGTCACCGGTCTGCCGCCGAAAGATTGGGATCTCGCCGTCATCGCGACCGGCCCGCTGACCGCACCCGGTCTTGCCGAAGCGATCCGCGCGGAAACGGGCGCCGATGCGCTCGCCTTCTTCGACGCCATCGCGCCGATCGTCTATACCGAGACGATCGACATGGACATCTGCTGGTTTCAGTCGCGCTACGACAAGGTCGGCCCCGGCGGAACCGGTAAGGACTATATCAACTGCCCGATGACCGAGGAGCAGTACAATGCCTTCGTCGATGCGTTGATCGCCGGCGACAAGACCGGCTTCAAGGAATGGGAAGGCACGCCCTATTTCGACGGCTGCCTGCCGATCGAGGTGATGGCGGAACGCGGCCGCGAGACGCTGCGCCACGGGCCTATGAAGCCGATGGGCCTCACCAATGCCCATAACCCCACCGTCAAGCCCTATGCCGTCGTACAGCTGCGCCAGGACAATGCGCTCGGCACGCTCTACAACATGGTCGGCTTCCAGACGAAGCTGAAGTATGGCGCTCAGGCCGAAGTCTTCCGCATGATTCCCGGCCTCGAGAATGCCGAATTCGCCCGTCTCGGCGGCCTGCACCGCAACACCTACATCAACTCGCCGACACTGCTCGACGGAACGCTGACGCTGAAGTCGCGGCCGGGCCTGCGCTTTGCCGGACAGATCACCGGCTGCGAAGGTTATGTCGAAAGCGCCAGCATTGGCCTGCTCGCTGGCCGCTTCGCCGCTGCCGAACGCAAGGGCGAGACTTTGGCGACCCCGCCGGCGACCACCGCCTTCGGCGCATTGCTCAACCACATCACCGGCGGCCACATCGTTTCCGACGATGAACCGGGCAAGCGCTCTTTCCAGCCGATGAACGTCAATTTCGGCCTGTTCCCGCCGCTCGATCCGGGCGCGATCACCAAGCCGGAAGGCGTCAAGCGCTTCCGTGGTAAGGAAAAGGCAGTCGCCAAGAAGCAGGCGACGGCGTCGCGCGCGCTCGCTGATTGCGCCGCCTGGCTCGGCAAGTCCGCCTGA
- a CDS encoding DUF1127 domain-containing protein, translated as MNPIRIAKSWINYRRTVSELGNLSNHALNDIGITRYDIRNIAARSFR; from the coding sequence ATGAACCCGATTCGTATCGCAAAAAGCTGGATCAACTACCGCCGCACCGTCAGCGAGCTCGGCAACCTGTCGAACCACGCTCTCAATGACATCGGCATCACCCGTTACGACATCCGCAACATTGCGGCCCGTTCCTTCCGTTAA
- a CDS encoding DUF1127 domain-containing protein — MNLARSFNNWRKYRQTCNELGRMTDRELSDLGIGRGDIPYVARQAIK; from the coding sequence ATGAACCTCGCACGTTCTTTCAACAATTGGCGCAAGTATCGTCAGACCTGCAACGAACTCGGCCGTATGACCGACCGCGAACTGTCTGACCTCGGCATCGGCCGTGGCGACATCCCGTACGTTGCTCGCCAGGCGATCAAGTAA